The Actinomycetota bacterium genome includes a window with the following:
- a CDS encoding VapC toxin family PIN domain ribonuclease: protein MSSREALRRCRREGALVACEVVWAEIASAFLTPAEAQGRMEGLGISFSHVDRDVALVAGAEWRSYRRRGGPRERIVGDFLVGAHARLRADRLLTRDRGFYRTYFEGLEILDPTRA from the coding sequence GTGTCCTCACGCGAGGCGCTTCGACGGTGCCGTCGGGAGGGTGCGCTCGTGGCATGCGAGGTCGTCTGGGCCGAAATCGCGTCCGCTTTCCTCACTCCAGCGGAGGCACAGGGTCGCATGGAAGGGCTCGGGATCTCGTTCTCGCACGTCGACCGTGACGTTGCCCTCGTCGCGGGGGCTGAATGGCGATCGTACCGGCGAAGGGGCGGCCCACGGGAGCGCATCGTGGGGGACTTCCTCGTTGGGGCCCACGCCCGGCTCCGGGCCGACCGCCTCCTGACCCGGGACCGGGGATTCTACCGAACCTACTTCGAGGGGCTCGAGATCCTCGATCCCACTCGCGCCTGA
- a CDS encoding AbrB/MazE/SpoVT family DNA-binding domain-containing protein produces the protein MKAVVSEKGQVTIPKRLRERLGIRPGQVLEFEEEAGRLVATKAIPEEDPVDAVFGILDLGMSTDEFMRELRGDPDTV, from the coding sequence ATGAAGGCAGTCGTCAGCGAGAAGGGCCAGGTGACCATCCCGAAGCGCCTTCGGGAGCGGCTGGGGATCCGCCCGGGGCAAGTCCTGGAGTTCGAGGAGGAGGCCGGACGTTTGGTGGCTACCAAGGCCATCCCCGAAGAGGATCCGGTGGACGCCGTGTTCGGGATCCTCGACCTCGGCATGAGCACCGACGAATTCATGCGCGAACTCCGTGGCGATCCAGATACGGTGTGA
- a CDS encoding GNAT family N-acetyltransferase, whose translation MIVIRQPTEEERAQVGAVLRFSFNPPAAVAERMIAEFKVDQFQCAFESDRVVATARTYDLRQWFGGQAVPMAGIASVATAPERRGGGIASDLMRSVLRQARHDGKVVSTLYPATVTVYRRLGFEYAGVYTEYRAPTRELPRADEKAEVDEFREDDLDALKECYRRFAATHNGPAEGDDDLWWQRRVLRRGFTPDQQQTRAVVVRGADGIDGYAPFALEDFPDDWGYRLGCSHLVATTPAAATALLGYFRRFASLGSELSWHGPPNEPLGLLVPEQSLKAHWTFRNMSRLLDVAGALEARGYPEVDGEATIAVADDLFPENRGPFRIVAEGGAVKVVPEDGPPRRPIPIGLLTSLYAGYVSAADLVHLGALDADDPGLPFLGRLFAGSPPWAPDFF comes from the coding sequence GTGATCGTCATCCGGCAGCCCACCGAGGAGGAACGAGCGCAGGTCGGCGCGGTGCTGCGTTTCTCCTTCAATCCGCCCGCAGCGGTCGCCGAGCGGATGATCGCGGAGTTCAAGGTCGATCAGTTCCAGTGCGCCTTCGAGAGCGATCGCGTCGTGGCGACCGCGCGCACGTACGACCTCCGGCAGTGGTTCGGTGGGCAGGCCGTGCCGATGGCAGGTATCGCCAGCGTGGCCACGGCTCCGGAGCGCCGCGGGGGCGGCATCGCCTCGGACCTCATGCGCTCGGTCCTGCGCCAGGCCCGCCACGACGGCAAGGTCGTCTCCACGCTGTACCCGGCCACGGTAACGGTGTACCGGCGGCTGGGGTTCGAGTACGCCGGGGTCTACACCGAGTACCGGGCTCCGACCCGTGAGCTGCCGCGGGCCGACGAGAAGGCCGAGGTGGACGAGTTCCGCGAGGACGACCTCGACGCGCTGAAGGAGTGCTACCGGCGGTTCGCCGCCACGCACAACGGGCCGGCGGAAGGCGACGACGACCTGTGGTGGCAGCGGCGCGTCCTCCGGCGGGGCTTCACCCCGGACCAGCAGCAGACGCGAGCCGTCGTGGTGCGCGGGGCGGACGGCATCGACGGCTACGCCCCGTTCGCCCTCGAAGACTTCCCCGACGACTGGGGGTACCGGCTGGGGTGCAGCCACCTGGTCGCGACGACGCCCGCCGCGGCCACCGCCCTGCTGGGGTACTTCCGCCGGTTCGCCAGCCTGGGCTCGGAGCTCTCGTGGCACGGACCGCCCAACGAGCCGCTCGGGCTGCTCGTTCCGGAGCAGTCGCTGAAGGCGCACTGGACGTTCCGCAACATGTCCCGTCTGCTGGACGTCGCCGGCGCCCTCGAGGCCCGGGGCTATCCGGAGGTGGACGGCGAGGCCACCATTGCCGTGGCCGACGACCTGTTCCCGGAGAACCGCGGCCCGTTCCGGATCGTGGCGGAGGGAGGGGCCGTGAAGGTGGTCCCGGAGGACGGCCCGCCCCGCCGGCCCATCCCCATCGGGCTGCTGACCTCCCTGTACGCCGGCTACGTGTCGGCCGCCGACCTGGTCCACCTGGGCGCCCTGGATGCCGACGATCCGGGATTGCCCTTCCTGGGCCGGCTGTTCGCGGGCTCTCCCCCGTGGGCGCCCGACTTCTTCTGA
- a CDS encoding aspartate-semialdehyde dehydrogenase, giving the protein MGRMRVAVVGATGAVGREMVRTLEERGFPADELVPLASPRSEGKRIRFHGEEFVVRPLSPSALRGVELALWSAGATVSRAVVPEVAAAGTVCVDNSSAFRQDPDVPLVVPEINPEALEGSPPPRIVANPNCTAITMLMAVAPLHRAAGLRSLVVSSYQSVSGAGMRAILELADQVEKLHGTEEHLVRPDHDALPRGDVFGRTIAFNVLPLQGGMEGDWTGEERKLMGEPRKILGLPDLEVHATVVRVPVVTGHSVSVYVTFDRPITPDEAREVLGRAPGVRVVDDPGAGIYPTPLDAAGIDDVLVGRVRQAEGRDDALLLFASGDNLRKGAALNAVQIAEKLFL; this is encoded by the coding sequence ATGGGCCGGATGCGAGTCGCGGTGGTCGGAGCGACCGGAGCCGTCGGACGGGAGATGGTCCGCACCCTCGAGGAGCGTGGCTTCCCGGCCGACGAGCTCGTCCCGCTGGCCTCGCCGCGCTCGGAGGGCAAGCGCATTCGCTTCCATGGCGAGGAGTTCGTGGTGCGGCCGCTCTCGCCGTCGGCGCTGCGGGGCGTGGAGCTCGCGCTGTGGTCGGCCGGCGCAACCGTCTCCCGGGCCGTCGTGCCCGAGGTGGCCGCGGCCGGGACGGTGTGCGTGGACAACTCCTCGGCGTTCCGCCAGGACCCGGACGTCCCCCTGGTGGTGCCCGAGATCAACCCCGAGGCCCTGGAGGGTTCGCCGCCGCCGCGGATCGTGGCGAACCCGAACTGCACCGCCATCACCATGCTGATGGCCGTGGCGCCGCTGCACCGCGCCGCCGGCCTCCGCTCGCTGGTGGTGTCGTCCTACCAGTCGGTGTCCGGCGCGGGGATGCGGGCCATCCTGGAGCTGGCCGACCAGGTTGAGAAGCTGCACGGAACGGAGGAGCACCTGGTCCGCCCCGACCACGACGCGCTGCCGAGGGGCGACGTGTTCGGCCGGACCATCGCCTTCAACGTCCTGCCGCTCCAGGGCGGGATGGAGGGCGACTGGACCGGCGAGGAGCGCAAGCTCATGGGGGAGCCCCGGAAGATCCTGGGGCTGCCGGACCTGGAGGTCCACGCCACGGTGGTGCGCGTCCCGGTCGTCACGGGCCATTCCGTGAGCGTGTACGTGACCTTCGACCGCCCCATCACGCCGGACGAGGCCCGTGAGGTGCTCGGTCGGGCGCCGGGCGTGCGGGTGGTGGACGACCCGGGCGCCGGTATCTACCCGACCCCGCTCGACGCCGCCGGGATCGACGACGTGCTGGTGGGCCGGGTCCGGCAGGCCGAGGGCCGGGACGACGCCCTGCTGCTGTTCGCCAGTGGCGACAACCTCCGCAAGGGCGCGGCCCTCAACGCCGTGCAGATCGCCGAGAAGCTCTTCCTGTAG
- a CDS encoding GNAT family N-acetyltransferase translates to MAVTVRRARSEDWPAVAALLAELGRPAVLGTPDEAPTRELFLAYLEREDTEALVGELDGGVVGFVDMEYQTWLNFTKPQAWTPYLIVSEATRSRGVGAALLARAEELARERGCFAMRLESANWRTRAHAFYLREGWTDSGKSFVRLLEGAAWPPPPGP, encoded by the coding sequence GTGGCCGTGACCGTTCGCCGGGCCCGTTCCGAGGACTGGCCGGCCGTGGCCGCGCTGCTTGCGGAGCTGGGTCGGCCCGCCGTCCTGGGAACGCCCGACGAGGCTCCGACCCGGGAGCTCTTCCTGGCCTACCTGGAACGGGAGGACACCGAGGCCCTGGTCGGCGAGCTGGACGGCGGCGTGGTCGGGTTCGTGGACATGGAGTACCAGACCTGGCTGAACTTCACCAAGCCCCAGGCCTGGACCCCCTACCTCATCGTGTCGGAGGCCACGCGGAGCCGCGGCGTCGGCGCGGCCCTGCTGGCCCGGGCGGAGGAGCTGGCTCGGGAACGCGGCTGCTTCGCCATGAGGCTGGAGTCGGCGAACTGGCGGACCCGGGCCCACGCGTTCTACCTCCGCGAGGGTTGGACGGACTCCGGCAAGTCCTTCGTCCGGCTCCTCGAGGGCGCCGCCTGGCCGCCGCCGCCTGGCCCATAG
- a CDS encoding S8 family serine peptidase: MRLGGRILLATLTVAALLGAAPASTATVTPNDPLFEHCGDPKCLDEQWDLRSDGRGISADTAWTVTRGAGVVIASLDSGLDFTQPDLENQIWNNPGETGLDASGHDRRTNGLDDDHNGYVDDWRGWDFYENDNDATDDTGYGHGTGTAGVAVAQQDNGIGVSGVAPEAKLMVLRVSDTFLASGVRVAQAIRYAADNGADVVTMSIGSTDSGKALRDAVAYAEGKGVVMVAATANEFSVHPNSPTWLDPVIGVGAIVPDTDGTGLPTASDFTVKATYSNYGPVVDVVAPTDTFTTDFGGGFGKISGTSGATPHVAGVAALVISRARALGLTLSPQEVTQIIRQSADDLVGGPYHYAKGWDRFTGWGRVDAAAAVDMVTADAGKIPPVADINAPDWYRTVKGHVAVTGTVSARNGPYDWTLSVGRGMQPGHFTVLAKGSGSAPFTGKLGTFLASKQRNGLCTLRLQVTDGNGAAGQDRQGVVVLRDPTLRRHFPIDLHGSVESSPQFADLNGDGSDELIVADSNGLVHAFQANGHELPGWPVEEDPIPIAGSDLRAGFTSSPAVADLDRDGHPDVVIGGLDGKVYAWNHKGKPLPGWPVATRTPFGPDPAHPHWESTVISSPAVGELDGTAKDGPEVVVGGGDGRVYAFHAGGSPLGGWPVLLDDPAQPGMETAKIASSPAIGDIDGDGHNEVVIGDGETYGTTARVYALRGDGSYQKGWPVAIDAVAPNSIPVVGQGVPESPVLADVNHDGAMEVAISAFTSRFHLLTGHGKEFHGGATAQGGVFFSGTFGANRDPHVGTQDSVATVANLAFGDLDRDGHPDLVTGSTDTRLFGAAVYAGKRQEFQHLVSAWSTRTGAYLTAFPRVVEDWMFLTASVLADVDGDGKPEILIGNGAGDVHAFRTNGSEPHGWPKFVGQWVQASVAAGDLDGNGRIDVAVVTRQGSVFVFRTNGRPTGSDWPNMRGTPANTGAFASRPK; this comes from the coding sequence GTGCGCCTCGGGGGGAGGATCCTGCTCGCCACGCTGACCGTGGCCGCCCTGCTGGGAGCCGCCCCGGCCTCCACGGCCACCGTCACGCCCAACGACCCGCTGTTCGAGCACTGCGGCGACCCGAAGTGCCTGGACGAGCAGTGGGACCTCCGCTCCGACGGGCGGGGCATCTCCGCCGACACCGCCTGGACGGTGACCAGGGGGGCCGGCGTCGTGATCGCGAGCCTGGACAGCGGGCTCGACTTCACCCAGCCCGACCTCGAGAACCAGATCTGGAACAACCCGGGCGAGACCGGGCTGGACGCCTCCGGCCACGACAGGCGCACGAACGGTCTCGACGACGACCACAACGGCTACGTGGACGACTGGCGCGGGTGGGACTTCTACGAGAACGACAACGACGCCACCGACGACACCGGCTACGGACACGGCACCGGTACGGCCGGGGTCGCCGTCGCCCAGCAGGACAACGGGATCGGCGTCTCCGGCGTGGCCCCGGAGGCGAAGCTGATGGTCCTGCGGGTCTCCGACACGTTCCTGGCCTCGGGGGTCCGGGTGGCCCAGGCCATCCGGTACGCCGCGGACAACGGCGCGGACGTCGTCACCATGAGCATAGGGTCCACCGACAGCGGCAAGGCCCTCCGGGACGCCGTCGCCTACGCGGAAGGCAAGGGCGTGGTCATGGTCGCCGCCACCGCGAACGAGTTCAGCGTCCACCCGAACTCCCCGACCTGGCTCGACCCGGTCATCGGGGTCGGCGCGATCGTCCCCGACACCGACGGGACCGGGCTGCCCACCGCGTCCGACTTCACCGTGAAGGCCACCTACTCGAACTACGGCCCCGTCGTCGACGTCGTGGCCCCCACCGACACCTTCACCACCGATTTCGGCGGGGGGTTCGGCAAGATCAGCGGCACCTCGGGCGCCACGCCGCACGTGGCGGGCGTGGCCGCGCTGGTGATCTCCCGGGCCAGGGCCCTCGGGCTCACGCTGTCCCCGCAGGAGGTCACCCAGATCATCCGGCAGAGCGCCGACGACCTGGTCGGCGGGCCGTACCACTACGCCAAGGGCTGGGACCGCTTCACCGGATGGGGGCGGGTGGACGCGGCGGCGGCCGTGGACATGGTCACGGCCGACGCCGGGAAGATCCCGCCCGTGGCCGACATCAACGCGCCGGACTGGTACCGCACGGTGAAGGGCCACGTCGCCGTCACCGGGACCGTCTCGGCCCGAAACGGGCCGTACGACTGGACGCTCTCGGTCGGCCGGGGCATGCAGCCCGGGCACTTCACCGTCCTGGCGAAGGGGTCGGGGTCGGCGCCGTTCACCGGCAAGCTGGGCACGTTCCTGGCGTCGAAGCAGCGAAACGGACTGTGCACGCTGCGCCTCCAGGTCACCGACGGGAACGGTGCCGCCGGCCAGGACCGGCAGGGCGTCGTGGTCCTGCGCGACCCCACGCTCCGGCGGCACTTCCCGATCGACCTGCACGGGTCGGTGGAGTCCTCGCCGCAGTTCGCCGACCTGAACGGCGACGGCAGCGACGAGCTGATCGTGGCCGACTCGAACGGGCTGGTCCACGCGTTCCAGGCCAACGGACACGAGCTTCCCGGGTGGCCGGTGGAAGAGGATCCCATCCCGATCGCCGGAAGCGACCTGCGGGCCGGTTTCACCTCCTCGCCGGCCGTGGCCGACCTGGACCGGGACGGCCATCCGGACGTGGTCATCGGCGGGCTGGACGGGAAGGTCTACGCCTGGAACCACAAGGGCAAGCCGCTTCCCGGATGGCCGGTCGCCACCCGGACGCCGTTCGGCCCCGATCCGGCCCACCCGCACTGGGAATCCACGGTGATCTCCTCGCCCGCCGTGGGCGAGCTGGACGGCACGGCCAAGGACGGGCCCGAGGTCGTGGTGGGCGGCGGCGACGGCCGCGTGTACGCCTTCCACGCCGGCGGCAGCCCACTGGGCGGCTGGCCCGTGCTACTGGACGACCCGGCCCAGCCCGGGATGGAGACGGCCAAGATCGCGTCCTCCCCCGCCATCGGCGACATCGACGGCGACGGCCACAACGAGGTCGTGATCGGCGACGGGGAGACCTACGGCACCACGGCCCGCGTCTACGCGCTACGGGGCGACGGCAGCTACCAGAAGGGGTGGCCGGTCGCGATCGACGCCGTGGCCCCGAACTCCATCCCGGTGGTCGGGCAGGGCGTCCCCGAGAGCCCGGTCCTGGCGGACGTGAACCACGACGGAGCCATGGAGGTCGCCATCAGCGCGTTCACCTCGCGGTTCCACCTGCTGACGGGGCACGGCAAGGAGTTCCACGGCGGCGCCACCGCCCAGGGAGGCGTGTTCTTCTCGGGAACGTTCGGGGCGAACCGGGACCCGCACGTCGGCACGCAGGACTCGGTGGCCACGGTGGCCAACCTGGCCTTCGGCGACCTGGACCGGGACGGGCACCCCGACCTGGTCACCGGGTCCACCGACACCCGGCTGTTCGGGGCGGCCGTCTACGCAGGAAAGCGCCAGGAGTTCCAGCACCTGGTCTCGGCGTGGAGCACCCGCACCGGCGCGTACCTGACGGCGTTCCCCCGGGTGGTGGAGGACTGGATGTTCCTGACCGCGTCGGTGCTGGCCGACGTGGACGGCGACGGGAAGCCCGAGATCCTGATCGGGAATGGCGCCGGCGACGTCCACGCGTTCCGGACCAACGGCTCGGAGCCGCACGGCTGGCCGAAGTTCGTGGGGCAATGGGTCCAGGCCTCGGTCGCCGCCGGGGACCTCGACGGCAACGGCAGGATCGACGTCGCGGTGGTGACCCGGCAGGGATCCGTGTTCGTGTTCCGGACCAACGGGCGTCCGACCGGCTCGGACTGGCCGAACATGCGCGGCACGCCCGCGAACACCGGAGCCTTCGCCTCGCGCCCCAAGTAG
- a CDS encoding ABC transporter substrate-binding protein, translating into MRRPASRALSAAVATLPLVAALQACSGGGSQPAHQATLLIAVNAPFSEDAFVGQTIANGVQLAVDQIDARGGLVIGNTTYRLVVKRYDNGLSAERALANVRQAVADHAVAVVDEGTGIDASWQTAEAAHLPICITYQGGEGEVDPQTRPNLFRIAPTDHGVAFRYAEYLIPKGLKVALLTDDSDYGQQGTRALADAFGHNPDAVAAKITVPASATDVSPQVLQARRSGATALLVWARASTIAQVVRAARSSGWDVPIYTPPSGEDPLIRQQLADHPEWVDGLTFAAGRMTAERGPGPFLRFQRAYQKAFGPDDTGVKTPSGQEVLQPPDYAMYPYDFVNLLAKALQASGGQTGAPLVQALNEVETRGANGDERGFNEKNHDGVVDDDVYFAVFRGMTYAPVEDDPLSSTLPVIRQTG; encoded by the coding sequence ATGCGCAGGCCCGCGTCTCGAGCGCTCTCCGCGGCGGTGGCCACCCTCCCGCTCGTGGCCGCGCTCCAGGCCTGCTCCGGCGGGGGATCGCAGCCGGCGCACCAGGCCACCCTGCTCATCGCCGTGAACGCTCCGTTCTCGGAGGACGCCTTCGTCGGGCAGACCATCGCCAACGGCGTCCAGCTGGCCGTGGACCAGATCGACGCGCGGGGCGGGCTCGTCATCGGGAACACCACCTACCGGCTGGTGGTCAAGCGCTACGACAACGGGCTGTCCGCGGAGCGGGCCCTGGCCAACGTGCGGCAGGCCGTCGCCGACCACGCGGTCGCGGTGGTCGACGAGGGGACGGGCATCGACGCGTCGTGGCAGACGGCGGAAGCCGCCCACCTCCCGATCTGCATCACGTACCAGGGCGGCGAGGGCGAGGTCGATCCCCAGACCCGGCCCAACCTGTTCAGGATCGCGCCCACCGACCACGGGGTCGCCTTCCGCTATGCGGAGTACCTGATCCCGAAGGGGCTGAAGGTGGCCCTGCTCACGGACGACTCCGACTACGGGCAGCAGGGCACGCGTGCCCTGGCCGACGCGTTCGGCCACAACCCGGATGCGGTGGCCGCGAAGATCACGGTCCCGGCGTCGGCGACCGATGTCTCGCCCCAGGTCCTCCAGGCCCGCAGGTCCGGCGCGACCGCGCTCCTGGTGTGGGCACGCGCCTCGACCATCGCCCAGGTCGTCCGGGCCGCGCGATCGAGCGGCTGGGACGTCCCCATCTACACGCCCCCGTCCGGCGAGGACCCCTTGATCCGTCAGCAGCTGGCCGACCATCCGGAATGGGTGGACGGGCTCACCTTCGCCGCCGGCCGGATGACGGCGGAACGCGGCCCGGGTCCCTTCCTCCGGTTCCAGCGGGCGTACCAGAAGGCCTTCGGCCCCGACGACACCGGCGTGAAGACACCCTCGGGACAGGAGGTCCTCCAGCCCCCCGACTACGCGATGTATCCATACGACTTCGTGAACCTGCTGGCCAAGGCGCTCCAGGCGTCGGGGGGCCAGACCGGCGCGCCGCTGGTGCAGGCGCTGAACGAGGTGGAGACCCGGGGGGCCAACGGGGACGAGCGTGGGTTCAACGAGAAGAACCACGACGGCGTGGTGGACGACGACGTGTACTTCGCGGTGTTCCGGGGAATGACCTACGCCCCGGTCGAGGACGATCCGCTGTCCTCGACGCTGCCGGTGATCCGGCAGACTGGATAG